TAATTATTTTAGTTCAATCAGTTTAGCTTTAAGTCTAATTGGATTTCTTGCGCAAAGATCATTCTCCTGCATGCAGTTGCAGTTGCGTTACTGTTCTTGGAGAGCGTCATGAAAGAACTGATTACGATCATAGCGAAGTCTCTTGTGGATAAACCTGATGAAGTGGTTTTAACGGAATTGCAAGGCGAAAACATCACCGTTTTTGAACTCCGTGTTGCAAAGGAAGACTTGGGAAAAGTGATCGGCAAGCAGGGGAAAACCGCCCGTGCGATTCGCATCATTTTGAACGCAACCGCGACCAAACTAAAAAAACGGGCGGTATTGGAAATAGTCGAATAAATAATGAATTGGGTCCCGATCGGAAAAATTTCGCGAACACATGGACTAAAGGGTGAACTTAAGTTTCGCCTGATGTCCACAGATCAAGACACCCTGCTAAGCGTGAAGCATCTGAAAGTTCAGGCAAGTCAGGAGAAAGAAACCGAACTGGTATTGGAATCGCTACGCGGCAGTCCATCCAGCCTGATCATCAAGTTTAAGGGTATCGATTCCATTGACGACGCGGAAGCTCTGGCGGGCCAAAGCCTTTTTGCGCTTGAGTCCGAGTTCCCGGAACTTCCAGAGGATGAATATTACCGCTTTCAAATCGAAGGACTGGCCGCCTATGACCTGGACGGACGTTACTACGGGCGGGTCGAGGACATCATAGAAACCGGCAGTAACGATGTCTATGTGGTTCGCGATGGTGACAGGGAAATCCTGATTCCAATGATTGACTGGGTGGTCAAAAGTATCGACATCAATGAAAAAAAGCTCATATTTGAAAATGTGGAGGGCTTGATTGAGGACTCTCCGGTTTGACATCATCACGATTTTTCCGGGAATGTTTGAGTCCCCTTTCAACGAGAGCATTCTGAAACGGGGTCATGAAAAGGGCTTGCTGGAGTTTCGCACC
The Nitrospinota bacterium genome window above contains:
- a CDS encoding KH domain-containing protein, with translation MKELITIIAKSLVDKPDEVVLTELQGENITVFELRVAKEDLGKVIGKQGKTARAIRIILNATATKLKKRAVLEIVE
- the rimM gene encoding ribosome maturation factor RimM (Essential for efficient processing of 16S rRNA), translated to MNWVPIGKISRTHGLKGELKFRLMSTDQDTLLSVKHLKVQASQEKETELVLESLRGSPSSLIIKFKGIDSIDDAEALAGQSLFALESEFPELPEDEYYRFQIEGLAAYDLDGRYYGRVEDIIETGSNDVYVVRDGDREILIPMIDWVVKSIDINEKKLIFENVEGLIEDSPV